In Bacillota bacterium, the genomic stretch CACCTGATAGCGCAAGAGCTTGCAGCTATTTATAATAAACCGCTATACAGAGGGTTAATAAAAATTAAAAATACCCCTGATCAAAATAAACTTGGTCTTATTGAGAGGTCAAAAAATGTCAAGGGGGCTTTCGAGCTCAATTTACCTATAAAAGGTAAAATACTTCTGGTCGATGACGTATATACCACAGGAAGCACTGTAAACGAATGCGCACAGCAGCTTATAAAAGGCGGTGCGGAAGAGGTGTTCGTGTTAACTGTAGCAAGGACACCACTCGGTGGGACATAGCTTGACTACCCTGTTGTTATATTGCGAAATTGCAGGTACAATTTATTTCGAGGCTTCTGTTTAGGTCTGTGGTTGCCCCGGTATTTTCGGTTTTACCGGATGTGCCGGGTAGTCCAAGCTAGACGCAGGCGAAAGGATCCACGTAAGGCACGCGCCTCAGAATCTTTAAATGCGCAGGCTGAGCATGGTGCGTCTTAGGGGTAAGACCTGCCGTTCCAGTAGAACGAGAGGGGTTGCAGTGGCTTAAAAAGAGCTGCGAAGCCTCCAGCAGGCGAGTGTGGGGTCAAAGACCAGGTCAGCTAAACAGGAGCCCTCTTTATTGTGGATTTAGAAAGTGGATTGCCTCTAAGTTTACCGTTTATATAACCGCTCTCAACACATACTGCCACACTGGGATAGTCAGCATACTCAAAGATGTGGTTACAACTATTACTGTGGCTAAGAAATCAATGTCTAACCTGTAGCGCAAACCAATAACGAGTGAGAGCAAAAATGAGGGCATTGATGCTTCAAGGACAATAACACCTAGGTCCGTGCCGGCCATACCTACCATAACTCCACTGAACAACGCGACTAGCGGTGTTAAGAATAGCTTGATTAAAATCACCACTGCGATTGCAAGTTTATAATCCTTTGCCCTGGCAGGCTCAAGAGAAAGCCCAATGGTGAGCATGACTAATGGCACCGTGGCGTCAGCTAAAAACCCAATTGTATCGGCTAGGAATTTCGGCAATCCGATACCTTTTAAAGCTAGCGCAGGAATAAGTGCGGCAAACAAGCCAAGAAGCGGTGGGAACGTAAACATCTCTTTTAAAATATTTACCTTGCCCTCGCTCTCCCCATATCTCTGCGCAACGATAAGGCCAATTGTAAACGTGAAAACAACCGTGCCCGCGAGGTCATAGAAGACTGCTTTAACAAGATTTTGCAAGCCAAAGAGCTGTAGAGTCAAAGGATAGCCAAGGTAGCCGGTATTTCCGATTGCTGCAACAAGTATCAGGGCCCCTAAGGTTGGACGCCTTAGCCTCAAAAAGCGCCCGACAACAAAAGCTATTGCCATACTTACTGAGCCAATAGCAATAGCCAGGATGGGTATATTAATAAGCGATAGTGAAATCTTAGCCTCAAAGATAGCGCGAAAGATGAGTGCTGGCATCGTGAGGTAAATGATAATGTTATTAAGGGCGGCAGTATGCTCTTTTTTAAGAAGGCCAACCTTCTTGCTTAAAAAACCTACCGATATAAGTATTAAGACTGATAGAATAATATTGATCAGCTCGCCTATTTGGTTCCCCACCTATCGACGAGAAAATAGCTTTGCGATTGCATCCTTAAAGGGCGGCTTCAGCACTCCCCTATCGGTAACAATACCCGTCACCAGATGATTCGGCGTAACATCAAAAGCTGGGCTCGCTACTTTTATACCGTCCGGCGCGATTTTTACACCAGCAAACTGCGTTACCTCTTCTATTGCCCTCTCCTCTATTGGAATCTTGCTCCCATCGCTTAACGATATGTCAATAGTCGATAGTGGTGCGACTGTATAAAACGGAATATTGTGGGCTTTGGCTAAAACGGCTATAGTATAGGTGCCGATCTTGTTGGCAAAGTCCCCATTTGCCGTTATCCTGTCGGCCCCTACAAAGACTTTGTCTATCTCACCACGGCTCATTAAATGGCCGATCATGTTGTCGGTGATAAGCGTTACCGGAATTTTATCCTTCATGAGCTCCCATGTGGTAAGGCGTGCCCCCTGAAGTAGCGGCCGCGTCTCGCCAATATATACATGCACTTTCTTTCCTTGCCCGTGCGCTGAGCGCACCACTGCAAGTGCGGTACCGTAGCCTACGGTTGCAAGCGCACCTGCATTTCAATGGTGAAGAATATTGTCTCCGCTTTTTACAAGCTTGGCACCGTACTCACCCATTCTCTTGCTCATGGCAAGTTCTTCCTCTGCAATAGCCTCAGCCTCTTCTTTCAAAACCCTTTTCAATCTGCTAACTGAAAGATGCTCGTTTGCATAGGCTTT encodes the following:
- a CDS encoding AEC family transporter; the encoded protein is MGNQIGELINIILSVLILISVGFLSKKVGLLKKEHTAALNNIIIYLTMPALIFRAIFEAKISLSLINIPILAIAIGSVSMAIAFVVGRFLRLRRPTLGALILVAAIGNTGYLGYPLTLQLFGLQNLVKAVFYDLAGTVVFTFTIGLIVAQRYGESEGKVNILKEMFTFPPLLGLFAALIPALALKGIGLPKFLADTIGFLADATVPLVMLTIGLSLEPARAKDYKLAIAVVILIKLFLTPLVALFSGVMVGMAGTDLGVIVLEASMPSFLLSLVIGLRYRLDIDFLATVIVVTTSLSMLTIPVWQYVLRAVI